In one window of Clupea harengus chromosome 4, Ch_v2.0.2, whole genome shotgun sequence DNA:
- the znf740b gene encoding zinc finger protein 740b isoform X4 has translation MALMQANSMSGHKKMVTPLGPGQRENQEGPHSHGHGHGHGHGHGHGHGHSHSHMVLPSGVSCSPVVRQPQNTEHMIRKDGEFHSSRLLDEKDMRASQSQNMQPKKKHRKSGTPNKLREKPQCVLQIEVPDIHDDLSKVQKNFICEHCYGAFRSSYHLKRHILTHTGEKPFGCDVCDMRFIQRYHLDRHKRVHSGEKPYQCDRCHQNFSRTDRLLRHRRLCSVGIAKEENQSCCEGRPYSQEPQAQHTATWSPLQSPNGRLAV, from the exons ATGGCGCTCATGCAGGCCAACTCCATGTCTGGCCACAAGAAGATGGTGACTCCGCTTGGTCCAGGGCAGAGGGAGAACCAGGAGGGCCCCCACAGCCACGGTCACGGCCACGGGCACGGTCACGGTCATGGGCACGGTCATGggcacagccacagccacatgGTGCTGCCCTCTGGAGTCAGCTGCTCGCCCGTGGTGAGACAGCCGCAGAACACGGAGCAT ATGATCCGTAAGGACGGGGAGTTCCACTCGTCGCGGTTGCTCGACGAGAAGGACATGCGAGCCAGCCAGAGCCAGAACATGCAGCCCAAGAAGAAGCACCGCAAGTCGGGCACACCCAACAAACTGCGAGAGAAACCACAG TGTGTTCTTCAGATTGAAGTGCCTGACATCCATGATGATCTGAGCAAAGTCCAGAAGAACTTCATCTGTGAGCATTGCTATGGTGCTTTCCGCAGCAGTTACCACCTGAAGCGTCACATCCTCACGCACACCG GAGAGAAGCCATttgggtgtgatgtgtgtgacatgCGGTTCATCCAGCGCTACCACCTGGACAGACACAAGCGAGTTCACAGTGGCGAGAAACCCTACCAGTGTGACCGCTGCCATCAG AACTTCTCAAGGACCGACCGGCTGTTGCGACACCGGCGCCTGTGTTCGGTGGGCATTGCCAAGGAGGAGAACCAGTCGTGCTGTGAGGGCCGGCCGTACTCACAGGAGCCTCAAGCCCAGCACACAGCCACCTGGAGCCCCTTACAGTCCCCCAATGGACGCCTGGCCGTCTGA
- the znf740b gene encoding zinc finger protein 740b isoform X2, which yields MSHLPNNSVRDHMKWAGLLGCEAVLSSMALMQANSMSGHKKMVTPLGPGQRENQEGPHSHGHGHGHGHGHGHGHGHSHSHMVLPSGVSCSPVVRQPQNTEHMIRKDGEFHSSRLLDEKDMRASQSQNMQPKKKHRKSGTPNKLREKPQIEVPDIHDDLSKVQKNFICEHCYGAFRSSYHLKRHILTHTGEKPFGCDVCDMRFIQRYHLDRHKRVHSGEKPYQCDRCHQNFSRTDRLLRHRRLCSVGIAKEENQSCCEGRPYSQEPQAQHTATWSPLQSPNGRLAV from the exons ATGTCACACCTTCCCAACAACTCAGTCCGAGACCATATGAAATGG GCTGGGTTGCTGGGCTGTGAGGCGGTGCTGTCCAGCATGGCGCTCATGCAGGCCAACTCCATGTCTGGCCACAAGAAGATGGTGACTCCGCTTGGTCCAGGGCAGAGGGAGAACCAGGAGGGCCCCCACAGCCACGGTCACGGCCACGGGCACGGTCACGGTCATGGGCACGGTCATGggcacagccacagccacatgGTGCTGCCCTCTGGAGTCAGCTGCTCGCCCGTGGTGAGACAGCCGCAGAACACGGAGCAT ATGATCCGTAAGGACGGGGAGTTCCACTCGTCGCGGTTGCTCGACGAGAAGGACATGCGAGCCAGCCAGAGCCAGAACATGCAGCCCAAGAAGAAGCACCGCAAGTCGGGCACACCCAACAAACTGCGAGAGAAACCACAG ATTGAAGTGCCTGACATCCATGATGATCTGAGCAAAGTCCAGAAGAACTTCATCTGTGAGCATTGCTATGGTGCTTTCCGCAGCAGTTACCACCTGAAGCGTCACATCCTCACGCACACCG GAGAGAAGCCATttgggtgtgatgtgtgtgacatgCGGTTCATCCAGCGCTACCACCTGGACAGACACAAGCGAGTTCACAGTGGCGAGAAACCCTACCAGTGTGACCGCTGCCATCAG AACTTCTCAAGGACCGACCGGCTGTTGCGACACCGGCGCCTGTGTTCGGTGGGCATTGCCAAGGAGGAGAACCAGTCGTGCTGTGAGGGCCGGCCGTACTCACAGGAGCCTCAAGCCCAGCACACAGCCACCTGGAGCCCCTTACAGTCCCCCAATGGACGCCTGGCCGTCTGA
- the csad gene encoding cysteine sulfinic acid decarboxylase, translated as MNGMNGHGPDISGFSHAKGQYFLREAFKVIFEETICKSTDVNEKVCDWQDPEQLEQLLDLELRDSGESHDQLLSRVHDVAKYSVKTNHPRFFNQLFSGIDYHALAGRLLTETLNTSQYTYEVAPVFVLMEDVVLTKLRSMVGWLSGDGIFCPGGSISNIFGMNVARYHAFPEVKRQGLWALPRLAVFTSQDSHYSVKKAASFLGIGTDNVFLVKTDQSGSMDPEDLEGKIKLARSQGAVPFYVNATSGTTVRGAFDPLDSIADICEKNGLWMHVDAAWGGSVLFSKKHRHLLKGIERANSVTWNPHKMLSTGLQCSVFLVRDTTNLLQKCHSASATYLFQQDKFYDMSLDTGDKTIQCGRKVDCLKLWLMWKAVGTKGLTERVDKAFALTRYLAEEIEKREGFQLLYKPQFVNTCFWYIPPSLRGKENSADYKDRLSQVAPAIKERMIKQGTMMVGYQPLNGQVNFFRMIVISPHISQRDMDFCLDEIERLGKDL; from the exons ATGAACGGAATGAATGGCCATGGTCCAGATATTTCAGGCTTCAGCCATGCAAAGGGCCAGTACTTTCTCCGTGAGGCTTTCAAAGTCATCTTTGAGGAGACTATTTGTAAAAGCACTGATGTGAATGAGAAG GTGTGTGATTGGCAGGATCCTGAGCAACTGGAGCAGCTGCTGGATTTGGAGCTGAGAGATAGTGGAGAGTCACATGACCAGCTGCTATCAAGAGTGCACGATGTTGCCAAATACAGCGTGAAAACCA aCCATCCACGGTTCTTTAACCAGCTATTTTCTGGAATTGACTACCATGCCCTGGCTGGTCGACTTCTTACAGAGACTCTTAATACCAGCCA ATACACATACGAGGTGGCGCCAGTGTTTGTTCTGATGGAGGATGTGGTTCTCACCAAACTGCGCTCAATGGTGGGCTGGCTCAGTGGGGATGGTATCTTTTGTCCAGGTGGCTCTATATCCAACATCTTTGGCATGAACGTGGCACGTTACCATGCCTTCCCTGAAGTGAAACGGCAAGGACTGTGGGCTCTGCCACGACTTGCTGTCTTCACCTCCCAAGAC AGTCATTATTCGGTAAAGAAGGCAGCCTCCTTCCTTGGCATTGGGACTGACAATGTTTTTCTTGTGAAGACAGATCAGAG TGGTTCCATGGACCCAGAGGACCTTGAAGGAAAAATAAAGCTTGCCAGATCACAG gGGGCAGTCCCTTTCTATGTCAATGCCACATCAGGCACCACTGTACGTGGAGCTTTTGATCCCCTGGACAGTATTGCTGATATCTGTGAAAAGAATGGCTTGTGGATGCATGTGGAT GCTGCTTGGGGTGGTAGTGTGCTCTTttctaaaaaacacagacatcttCTGAAAGGAATTGAAAG AGCCAACTCAGTGACTTGGAACCCCCATAAAATGCTGAGCACAGGTCTGCAGTGCTCTGTGTTCCTTGTTAGGGACACTACG AACCTGCTTCAGAAGTGTCACAGTGCCAGTGCCACATACCTGTTTCAACAAGACAAGTTCTATGACATGAGCTTGGACACAGGGGACAAGACCATCCAGTGTGGCCGAAAGGTGGACTGCCTGAAATTATGGCTGATGTGGAAAGCGGTTGGCACCAAGGGCCTCACAGAAAGAGTAGACAAAGCCTTTGCCCTGACAAG GTACCTTGCTGAGGAGATAGAAAAAAGGGAGGGGTTTCAGCTGTTGTACAAG CCACAGTTTGTGAATACGTGCTTCTGGTACATACCACCCAGTCTAAGGGGGAAGGAGAACAGTGCAGATTACAAAGACAGACTGTCACAG GTGGCCCCAGCCATAAAGGAACGAATGATAAAACAAGGAACGATGATGGTGGGCTATCAACCACTGAACGGACAGGTTAACTTCTTCCGCATGATTGTCATCTCGCCGCACATCTCTCAAAGAGACATGGATTTTTGTCTTGATGAAATAGAGAGGCTTGGAAAAGATCTGTAA
- the znf740b gene encoding zinc finger protein 740b isoform X1 — MSHLPNNSVRDHMKWAGLLGCEAVLSSMALMQANSMSGHKKMVTPLGPGQRENQEGPHSHGHGHGHGHGHGHGHGHSHSHMVLPSGVSCSPVVRQPQNTEHMIRKDGEFHSSRLLDEKDMRASQSQNMQPKKKHRKSGTPNKLREKPQCVLQIEVPDIHDDLSKVQKNFICEHCYGAFRSSYHLKRHILTHTGEKPFGCDVCDMRFIQRYHLDRHKRVHSGEKPYQCDRCHQNFSRTDRLLRHRRLCSVGIAKEENQSCCEGRPYSQEPQAQHTATWSPLQSPNGRLAV, encoded by the exons ATGTCACACCTTCCCAACAACTCAGTCCGAGACCATATGAAATGG GCTGGGTTGCTGGGCTGTGAGGCGGTGCTGTCCAGCATGGCGCTCATGCAGGCCAACTCCATGTCTGGCCACAAGAAGATGGTGACTCCGCTTGGTCCAGGGCAGAGGGAGAACCAGGAGGGCCCCCACAGCCACGGTCACGGCCACGGGCACGGTCACGGTCATGGGCACGGTCATGggcacagccacagccacatgGTGCTGCCCTCTGGAGTCAGCTGCTCGCCCGTGGTGAGACAGCCGCAGAACACGGAGCAT ATGATCCGTAAGGACGGGGAGTTCCACTCGTCGCGGTTGCTCGACGAGAAGGACATGCGAGCCAGCCAGAGCCAGAACATGCAGCCCAAGAAGAAGCACCGCAAGTCGGGCACACCCAACAAACTGCGAGAGAAACCACAG TGTGTTCTTCAGATTGAAGTGCCTGACATCCATGATGATCTGAGCAAAGTCCAGAAGAACTTCATCTGTGAGCATTGCTATGGTGCTTTCCGCAGCAGTTACCACCTGAAGCGTCACATCCTCACGCACACCG GAGAGAAGCCATttgggtgtgatgtgtgtgacatgCGGTTCATCCAGCGCTACCACCTGGACAGACACAAGCGAGTTCACAGTGGCGAGAAACCCTACCAGTGTGACCGCTGCCATCAG AACTTCTCAAGGACCGACCGGCTGTTGCGACACCGGCGCCTGTGTTCGGTGGGCATTGCCAAGGAGGAGAACCAGTCGTGCTGTGAGGGCCGGCCGTACTCACAGGAGCCTCAAGCCCAGCACACAGCCACCTGGAGCCCCTTACAGTCCCCCAATGGACGCCTGGCCGTCTGA
- the znf740b gene encoding zinc finger protein 740b isoform X3: MSHLPNNSVRDHMKWAGLLGCEAVLSSMALMQANSMSGHKKMVTPLGPGQRENQEGPHSHGHGHGHGHGHGHGHGHSHSHMVLPSGVSCSPVMIRKDGEFHSSRLLDEKDMRASQSQNMQPKKKHRKSGTPNKLREKPQCVLQIEVPDIHDDLSKVQKNFICEHCYGAFRSSYHLKRHILTHTGEKPFGCDVCDMRFIQRYHLDRHKRVHSGEKPYQCDRCHQNFSRTDRLLRHRRLCSVGIAKEENQSCCEGRPYSQEPQAQHTATWSPLQSPNGRLAV, translated from the exons ATGTCACACCTTCCCAACAACTCAGTCCGAGACCATATGAAATGG GCTGGGTTGCTGGGCTGTGAGGCGGTGCTGTCCAGCATGGCGCTCATGCAGGCCAACTCCATGTCTGGCCACAAGAAGATGGTGACTCCGCTTGGTCCAGGGCAGAGGGAGAACCAGGAGGGCCCCCACAGCCACGGTCACGGCCACGGGCACGGTCACGGTCATGGGCACGGTCATGggcacagccacagccacatgGTGCTGCCCTCTGGAGTCAGCTGCTCGCCCGTG ATGATCCGTAAGGACGGGGAGTTCCACTCGTCGCGGTTGCTCGACGAGAAGGACATGCGAGCCAGCCAGAGCCAGAACATGCAGCCCAAGAAGAAGCACCGCAAGTCGGGCACACCCAACAAACTGCGAGAGAAACCACAG TGTGTTCTTCAGATTGAAGTGCCTGACATCCATGATGATCTGAGCAAAGTCCAGAAGAACTTCATCTGTGAGCATTGCTATGGTGCTTTCCGCAGCAGTTACCACCTGAAGCGTCACATCCTCACGCACACCG GAGAGAAGCCATttgggtgtgatgtgtgtgacatgCGGTTCATCCAGCGCTACCACCTGGACAGACACAAGCGAGTTCACAGTGGCGAGAAACCCTACCAGTGTGACCGCTGCCATCAG AACTTCTCAAGGACCGACCGGCTGTTGCGACACCGGCGCCTGTGTTCGGTGGGCATTGCCAAGGAGGAGAACCAGTCGTGCTGTGAGGGCCGGCCGTACTCACAGGAGCCTCAAGCCCAGCACACAGCCACCTGGAGCCCCTTACAGTCCCCCAATGGACGCCTGGCCGTCTGA